Proteins from a genomic interval of Beijerinckia indica subsp. indica ATCC 9039:
- a CDS encoding glycosyltransferase, with the protein MKNAKKIVLATFGTLGDIYPFIAIALAMKARGFAPVIAAPEMHKRAIEGENIAFVLMRPHEDDIIRALGVDIPGAFKIMLKNPYFILDEIYMRFLSETYDDVMRAAAGAHIIITHSLLVGAHQAAEKLGLPCARVALAPLHLQSAAAPSFTPSAPYILEPKSRAIVHYNRIVRAIIRLSINMRMGRLRAFRKKIGLPPTHEDFFLDFGKANKAQAFFGLFSPHFAPVQPDHPQNISTPGFPFYKPADADRRDLGPGLQAFLSAGEPPIIFTLGSFAPEVSGDFYDQSLRAARLLGRRAILLAGAKDATRLASRVGPHEYVCEQAPHSLLFPKGLCIVHHGGIGTTAEALRAGKPQIVVPFFGDQPDHGARIEKLGLGLAIKLSAYDERRAAAALQRIIAKDYFQKAKSFVELIEAEKGVETIADWAESLF; encoded by the coding sequence ATGAAGAACGCTAAAAAAATCGTTCTCGCGACCTTTGGCACCCTTGGTGATATTTATCCTTTCATTGCCATCGCTCTGGCAATGAAGGCTCGCGGATTCGCGCCCGTGATCGCCGCACCGGAAATGCATAAGCGTGCAATAGAAGGAGAGAATATCGCCTTCGTGCTCATGCGGCCGCACGAAGACGACATTATACGCGCTCTCGGAGTCGATATTCCCGGCGCGTTCAAGATCATGTTGAAAAATCCGTATTTCATCCTTGATGAAATATACATGCGGTTTCTATCCGAAACCTATGACGACGTAATGCGTGCTGCCGCTGGCGCTCACATCATCATAACGCACAGCTTGTTGGTCGGAGCCCATCAGGCCGCCGAAAAGCTTGGGCTACCTTGCGCGCGCGTGGCGCTTGCGCCCCTTCATTTGCAATCGGCGGCAGCTCCGTCCTTCACGCCGTCCGCACCCTATATTCTCGAGCCGAAATCGCGCGCCATTGTGCACTATAATCGGATCGTGCGGGCGATCATTCGGCTGAGCATCAACATGCGGATGGGCCGCTTGCGTGCGTTTCGCAAAAAGATTGGTCTTCCGCCGACACACGAGGATTTCTTTCTCGATTTCGGAAAGGCCAATAAGGCACAGGCTTTTTTCGGCCTCTTCTCACCGCATTTTGCACCGGTACAGCCGGATCATCCCCAAAACATAAGCACGCCTGGCTTTCCTTTTTACAAACCTGCAGATGCGGATCGACGCGACCTGGGACCGGGATTGCAAGCCTTTCTCTCTGCGGGCGAGCCGCCTATTATTTTTACTTTGGGCTCTTTCGCGCCCGAAGTCTCTGGCGATTTTTATGATCAGAGCCTTCGCGCCGCACGCTTGCTCGGTCGCCGTGCTATTCTGCTGGCGGGTGCAAAGGACGCGACCCGTCTCGCTTCGCGTGTCGGCCCGCATGAATATGTGTGCGAACAGGCTCCTCACAGCCTGTTATTTCCCAAAGGCCTTTGCATCGTCCATCACGGCGGCATTGGCACAACGGCGGAAGCTTTGCGCGCAGGCAAGCCGCAGATCGTGGTTCCCTTCTTTGGTGATCAGCCCGACCATGGAGCGCGCATCGAAAAGCTGGGGCTCGGCCTCGCCATAAAACTGTCCGCCTATGATGAACGTCGAGCCGCCGCAGCATTGCAAAGAATTATCGCCAAGGATTATTTCCAAAAAGCGAAAAGCTTCGTGGAACTGATTGAGGCGGAAAAAGGCGTAGAGACGATCGCCGATTGGGCGGAGAGCCTATTCTAG
- a CDS encoding methyl-accepting chemotaxis protein, protein MRLSISSLSIGRSISLIVLLTAVVVLTSLGFELYRTRLNLIEQKRSEIRHVVETAASIVEGFAAKAKAGEMTEREAQRQALAAIDPARFDGNNYFFIYADTIRIAHPNKASIGKDFANDVDSHGKYYLRDMIATAKAGGGYVDYYFNKINDTNSYPKTSYISPIADWNWAIGAGAYMDDIDRLFWQSSFELLLILIPLFSLLLGILFLIRKQITVLLQRLAANTKALAAGDLNVAVEAQTRSDEIGELARALQIFKDNSLTLEKTRRDNLALEASAAEERQRNEAARQKAAAYQTEVVRSLSRELERIATGDMTAFIEENFSSDYAKLRDDFNISVQHMRQSIAAIQSHMRAIRSGTSEISSATDDLSRRTEQQAASLEETAAALDEITATVKKTAEGATHARDVVSTAKADADKSGAVVAEAIKAMGGIEQSSAQIGQIIGVIDEIAFQTNLLALNAGVEAARAGEAGRGFAVVASEVRALAQRSAEAAKEIKTLIQASSTQVNQGVDLVGETGKALDRIVAQVSEINRIVAEIAASAHEQATGLHQVNTAINQMDQITQQNAAMVEETTAAAHALMRESEELAQRIDRFEIGDAKVPSNSRERQGQKRLLSVA, encoded by the coding sequence ATGAGGCTCTCCATCTCCTCTCTTTCAATCGGCCGTTCTATTTCCCTGATTGTCTTGCTGACGGCTGTGGTCGTCCTGACAAGCCTTGGTTTCGAGCTCTATCGAACACGTCTCAATCTGATCGAACAGAAGAGATCAGAGATCCGCCATGTTGTCGAAACCGCCGCCTCGATCGTCGAGGGTTTTGCTGCAAAAGCCAAGGCGGGGGAGATGACTGAGCGCGAGGCCCAGCGACAAGCCCTCGCCGCGATCGATCCAGCCCGTTTCGATGGCAATAATTATTTCTTCATTTATGCTGATACGATCCGCATCGCTCATCCAAACAAGGCCAGTATCGGCAAGGATTTCGCCAATGACGTCGATTCGCACGGCAAATATTATTTGAGGGACATGATCGCCACCGCCAAGGCCGGTGGTGGTTACGTCGACTATTATTTTAACAAGATCAATGACACCAATTCCTACCCCAAGACCTCCTATATCTCGCCGATTGCGGACTGGAACTGGGCGATCGGAGCTGGCGCCTATATGGATGATATCGATCGCCTGTTCTGGCAATCCTCCTTCGAGCTGCTGCTGATTCTCATCCCCCTTTTTTCGCTTCTCCTCGGTATCTTGTTCCTGATACGCAAGCAGATCACCGTCCTTCTGCAAAGGCTTGCGGCCAATACCAAGGCCTTGGCTGCGGGTGATTTGAATGTCGCCGTCGAGGCTCAGACCCGTTCCGATGAAATTGGCGAACTCGCCCGGGCGCTGCAAATCTTCAAGGACAATTCCCTGACGCTTGAGAAAACCCGGCGTGATAATCTGGCGCTCGAAGCCTCGGCCGCAGAGGAGCGTCAGCGCAATGAAGCCGCCCGCCAAAAGGCGGCGGCCTATCAGACCGAAGTCGTGAGAAGCCTGTCGAGAGAGCTGGAGCGTATCGCCACCGGCGACATGACCGCCTTCATTGAAGAGAATTTTTCCTCCGATTACGCAAAATTACGCGATGATTTCAATATTTCCGTCCAGCATATGCGGCAAAGCATCGCTGCCATTCAAAGCCATATGCGGGCGATCCGCTCTGGCACGAGTGAGATTTCAAGTGCCACCGATGATCTGTCGCGGCGCACCGAACAGCAGGCAGCAAGCCTGGAAGAGACGGCCGCCGCTCTCGATGAAATCACCGCTACCGTGAAGAAAACCGCCGAGGGCGCGACCCATGCCCGCGATGTCGTCTCCACCGCCAAGGCCGATGCCGACAAGAGCGGCGCCGTTGTCGCCGAAGCGATCAAAGCCATGGGCGGCATAGAACAATCCTCCGCCCAGATCGGCCAGATCATCGGCGTCATCGATGAAATCGCCTTTCAAACCAATCTCCTTGCCCTCAATGCCGGTGTCGAGGCGGCCAGAGCTGGCGAAGCGGGGCGCGGTTTCGCCGTCGTCGCCTCGGAAGTCCGCGCTTTGGCCCAGCGTTCGGCCGAGGCTGCCAAGGAAATCAAGACCCTGATCCAGGCTTCGAGCACACAGGTCAATCAGGGCGTCGATCTGGTCGGGGAAACGGGTAAGGCGCTCGACCGCATCGTGGCCCAGGTCAGCGAGATCAACCGGATCGTCGCGGAGATCGCTGCCAGCGCCCATGAGCAGGCGACCGGCCTGCATCAGGTCAACACCGCCATCAACCAGATGGATCAAATCACCCAACAGAACGCCGCCATGGTGGAGGAAACCACCGCTGCGGCCCATGCTCTGATGCGGGAAAGCGAGGAGCTCGCACAACGAATTGATCGGTTCGAAATCGGAGACGCAAAAGTCCCCTCCAATTCACGGGAGAGACAAGGTCAAAAGCGTCTTCTCAGCGTGGCATGA